The window GGACTGTAGGATTTTAAATTCAAGGGATGATTTGCGTTTCTGCTCCTGAAGTTCATTAATAAAATAACTGTTCAGCTTGTCCAGCATCATATTAAAAGTGACGCCCAGATTTCCCACCTCATCCCTGGAATCCATTTGCACACGGAGAGAAAAATCACCGCCCTTTATCTTATTGCAGGCATCACTGAGGACCTTGATAGGGCGGGTGATCTTGCCTGTGAGCCAAAGGCCGTAAATAAGACTGGTAATACAGGAAATGATAATAATGATAACGGCATAATAGGTTATTTTTTTCGTATTGCTGATCAAATGCTGGGTCTGAATGATGCGTATAATACTCCAGTCCGCAATCTTGATGGGATTGGATACAATGGTACTGTCCAGATTAAAGACCTTTCCCTCCAGACTATAGCTGGTCGAGGTATCCAACAGCTGAGGATACTGTCTGAGAACCGGCTCGTAGGAAGTGTAATAGGGGAAATTAAACAGAATCTCGCCGTCGGAATTGATGACAAGCGTCTTTTCATCGGATAAAATGGTGCTGAGCATGAACATTTCCTGTATGTAATTGTAATTTAAATCCATGATCAGGAGTCCAAGGAATTGTTGTTCCCGGTTCATGAGGGGCTTGATAAAGGAGATGACCTTTTTATCGGCAGAATCCCTGGCGGGATTCTGAAAATGCGTGGTGAACCATTGTCCTTCCGCGCTGATAACCTGCTTTTTTTCCATATAATCTCCATAATACGCTGACAGCAAAGCTGATTCTGTTCCGGAGTCTGTACTTAATATGGCTGCGTCGGGTCTCATCAGGGAGATATGAGAAATAAAAGGCTGCATCTCCAGAATGTTATTTAGGTTTTCACTTATTTTGCCGGCTGATTGGGGATTCTGGCCGGATAAGTATTCCTGGATCTCTTCATTTTCATACAGGTAGGTGGAGGTGGCCTGGATCAGATTTATGATTAAATCAAATTGTGAACGGATTTTGTTGCTTGCAAGCAGGTTGTTCTGTATCTCGTTCTTTTTCAGTTCCCTATAAAAAGTATAATTGACAAAGGTCAAAGACAAAACTAGGAAAAATGTAGAGAGAACGAATACTCCTATAAAAATTTTTGTTGAAATTTTCTTAATATGCATCACATACCTCCGGATTTTATGGTATACTAGTCACTAAATCAACTTATTGTACCATGTTTGTTTGTCTTTAGGGAAGCGGGAAAATAATATGAAACGGGTATTGATTGTGGATGATGAATTTTTGGTCCGGATGGGACTTAAGATGACCCTGGACTGGAAATCCTACGGGTATGAGATTGCGGCAGAGGCCAGCAGTGCAGAAGAAGCTCTGGAGATCATGGAGCGTGAACCGATTGACATTCTGATGACTGATATCAAAATGCAGGGGATGAACGGTCTGGATTTAATTGAGAGGGCAAAAACAAAATATTCGGACATCCAGTCCGTTATATTTACGAATCATGATGATTTTAATTTTGCACGGCGGGCCATGGAAATGGGGGCGGAAAAGTATATTTTAAAGTCAGAGATTTCACCGGACAGCCTGCTGTCATCTCTGGTCAATTTATCAGGCGAATCGGAAGCATCATACCGCAAGGGACATTCTGTAAAGAAGATGGAAGAAAAATATTTGGATGAGCAGCTGCTTAAGCTGAATCTCTCCGGTGTACAGGAGACTGTTTCTGATTATCCATATTCTGACCGTATGTTTTGTGAAGCATCTTACATGATTATGATAGGCCACTGCAGCATTAATTCCCTGCCGGACGGGTCAGTCAGCATGCTGATTGAAACAGTCATGAATCTGGTTTCCAAATTTTTTTGCCACAGCATTGCCAGGTATGTAATTTTAAAGGATCTTCTTTGTTTTGGGGTCATATATCATGATGAACGGAATGAATATCCAAAAGAGCTGATGGAGGACAGGGGAGCATCAATTATTAAGAATACAGTTCAGTATTTTAATGCGGACATCAACCTTGGAATCAGCAGAGCCGGAACAAAAGAACGTTTCCCTCAGATGTTTCAGGAGGCGGAAAGCGCACGGCTGAAGGGCTTTTTTCATAACGGCAGTGTTTGGACATACGATGAGCTGTTGAATCCGTCCAGAGGAGAGTATATCCGGGTCAGTGCCAGGAAAGTAAAAGAGCTGATGGAAAAGGAGGACAAGGATCCGTTGGCCGAGTATATGAATTCCATTTTCCGTAAGCTGAAAGAAGGCGGGGATTACCGAATGGTGACCGAGGTATTTATTGACCTGCTTTCAATCTCCAAATCCCTGATCGAAAATTACGATACCAGGGATATTCCCGGACTGAACCCGGTAAAGTTTGAGTATCACAATCTTTATGCAATCTCCCATATGAATCATGTTCAGATGTATGTAATGGATGTGTACATGGCAATCTGGGACTTTTTACATAACAGGAAGAGCCCATACAGCGGGCTGATCAGGGAGTGCATTGGTTTTATTGAAGAGAACTATTCTCAGAATATTACTTTGGACAATGCGGCGGCAGCGGTGAATATCAGCAGCAGCTACTTGTCGTTTATTTTTAAGCAGGAAACCGGAATCAATTTCAGTGTGTATCTGACAAATTACCGGATTGAAATGTCAAAAAGGCTGATTCTTAAATCCAATCTGAAAATATATGAAATTGCAGAGCAGGTTGGCTTTGGAAGTCCCTATTATTTCAGCAAGGTGTTTAAAGAGATCGTAGGGATGACTTGCAAAGAGTTTAAGAACCGTGTATAGAATGGGAAGGACGCCGTTTTAAGAACAGGCGCCCTTTTTTTGTGTTCCGGCGATAATAACATTTTTTATATTTTCGTAAGATTCTTCTAAAAAAAATCATAACCGCCCTCGTCAGAAAGATTGTTAATTAAACTACAAAATAAATTGTCAATTATAGTATAATTATTCATTTCATTAAAAACCATATTCGTGTAATATTTACATATAAAAAAAGAGGAGGTTTGACAAACGTGAAAAAAAGCAATATAAAAAGGTGGATATCCTTTGGTATGGCAGGCATTATGACGGCGGGGGCCCTGATGGGGTGCAGCAGCTCCGGATCGGGTACGGCTAAGGTATCGGCTACAACTCAGGAGGCAGGAACGGCGCAGGAAACTTCAGCAGCAGGATCGGAAGCCCAGTCCCAGACAGGAGAAGGGGATTTTGACTGGAAGAAGTATGCCGGTACCACGCTGAAGGTAAATATGGTACAGCACAGTGTGGCTGAGGCTATTGTAACCAAGATTCCTGAATTTGAGGAATTGACCGGTATCAAGGTAGAACACTCTATTACGCCGGAGGCCAATTATTTTGATAAGGTATCCACAGCCCTTGCCAGCAGGACCGGTGAACCGGATTTATTCATGTCAGGTGCTTACCAGCTGTGGGATTATTCGGCGGCAGGTTATGTATATGATTTGAATGAGTTTTTAAACGCGCCGGATAAGGTGGCCCCTGGATATGATTTTGCAGATTTATATCCAAGTGCAGTATCCGCGCTTCAATGGGACGGAGTCCCGGGACATGCAGTAGGTTCCGGTGCCCAGCTGGGTCTTCCGCTGGCCA of the Lacrimispora indolis DSM 755 genome contains:
- a CDS encoding cache domain-containing sensor histidine kinase encodes the protein MHIKKISTKIFIGVFVLSTFFLVLSLTFVNYTFYRELKKNEIQNNLLASNKIRSQFDLIINLIQATSTYLYENEEIQEYLSGQNPQSAGKISENLNNILEMQPFISHISLMRPDAAILSTDSGTESALLSAYYGDYMEKKQVISAEGQWFTTHFQNPARDSADKKVISFIKPLMNREQQFLGLLIMDLNYNYIQEMFMLSTILSDEKTLVINSDGEILFNFPYYTSYEPVLRQYPQLLDTSTSYSLEGKVFNLDSTIVSNPIKIADWSIIRIIQTQHLISNTKKITYYAVIIIIISCITSLIYGLWLTGKITRPIKVLSDACNKIKGGDFSLRVQMDSRDEVGNLGVTFNMMLDKLNSYFINELQEQKRKSSLEFKILQSQINPHFLYNTLDSIRWLATMQNITNVAEMTSDLTNLLKYNLKQDTTSALLKDEIESIRRYIGIQKYRYGNYFEVEYQIAEDTLECIIIPFCIQPLIENSIIHGFDDMDKNYRIRIESYEESDKLYVKITDNGAGMEDSVLEEINSSKVKSNKFNQIGIKNIKERIQMQYGKEYGLLYVSEPDAGTVVTIIFPNNKRDTIPDYESENK
- a CDS encoding response regulator transcription factor, translated to MKRVLIVDDEFLVRMGLKMTLDWKSYGYEIAAEASSAEEALEIMEREPIDILMTDIKMQGMNGLDLIERAKTKYSDIQSVIFTNHDDFNFARRAMEMGAEKYILKSEISPDSLLSSLVNLSGESEASYRKGHSVKKMEEKYLDEQLLKLNLSGVQETVSDYPYSDRMFCEASYMIMIGHCSINSLPDGSVSMLIETVMNLVSKFFCHSIARYVILKDLLCFGVIYHDERNEYPKELMEDRGASIIKNTVQYFNADINLGISRAGTKERFPQMFQEAESARLKGFFHNGSVWTYDELLNPSRGEYIRVSARKVKELMEKEDKDPLAEYMNSIFRKLKEGGDYRMVTEVFIDLLSISKSLIENYDTRDIPGLNPVKFEYHNLYAISHMNHVQMYVMDVYMAIWDFLHNRKSPYSGLIRECIGFIEENYSQNITLDNAAAAVNISSSYLSFIFKQETGINFSVYLTNYRIEMSKRLILKSNLKIYEIAEQVGFGSPYYFSKVFKEIVGMTCKEFKNRV